CTGCTTCCTTATGTTGGATGACTGGAATCCACCCTAGTATATCTCAATAATTTGGCGCATTCAACCATATATTAACAACTTAAAATTTGGTATATTCATCCTATTCATTCCAATTATGCAACCTGAAAGGGGTAGACACATGCAGCAGAAAGTCATTGAGATTATCGCCGAAATCAAGGAGGAACCAGGCTTGCTTCAGACGCTCAGCGGAGCTTCTGATCTGACCCTGGACGCCGCACTTGACTCCCTGCAGATCATTAATTTTATTCTGAGAGTCGAGGATGAATTCAATATAGAGGTGGATTTTGACACCTTTGATCTGGAGCACCTGAAATCAGTGGACCGGTTCTCCGCTTATGTCGCCGGGCTTGCCGTTCAATGAGGAACGCTGTGCACTGCGGCAGCCTGGAGTCGGAGCGGTACTGGCGGGAGGAGGATCTGGCCTCCTTGCCGGCCATTCCCGATGCGAAGGCGCTGGCTATCGTGCAGGCGATGGATGAAATGCTGTTTGTCTTTTGCGGGAGCGGCGATGTTCTCTTAACCCGCCAGGGGATGAACCGGGCCCAATATGACTATCTGCAATCGCTTGGTTATGCATTCAGCACCAATATGGATACGCTCAGTCTGGAGGCAGAGGAGTCTGTTCCCGCACAGACGGCGCTGAATGTATTTGAACTGCTGAGCCGGATGGACGCCGGACAGGAACCGGACCGCTTAATACCGGAAGGAGCGTTGCTGGAGCCCTTTGCCGTGCTTCCAGGGACGCAGGAGGCGGTTAGCCGGTACAAGCTTTTGCCCACGTTGCCTAATGAAGAGATTGTACGGGCAGTGAATACCAAGAGCTATTCTACGGCGATGCGGGACAGGCTGGGGCTGCCGAATATTGCGGTAGTGGTCCACAGTATGGAGGAGCTGCTGCAATCGGGACAAGCGCTGCTGGAGAAAGGAGCTTTTCTGATCAAGGACGAGTATGGGGTATCCGGTAAAGGGAATCAGCTGGTGGATTCCGAGCGTATGCTGCGCCGGATGGCCGGGCATCTGGAGTCGAGCCGCAATCAGGGGAAAAGAATCCGGTTTGTCCTCGAGCCGCTGCTGGACCGGGAGACAGACTTCTCCTGCCAGTTTCAGATTGATCCGGAAGGCCGGATCACCCTGTTGTCAGTTCAGCAGCTGGTGAACCAGGGCTTCGCCTTTGGAGAATCCCACTCTCCGCAGCCGTCTCTGCTGGACAAGCTGGATAAAGAAGCCTACTGGGAGACTATGAACAGCATAGGCCGGGAGCTGTACTCTGACGGATATTACGGCGAGGTATGTGTCGATTCGATGCTGCTGCGTGACGGAAGCCTGGCGCCTCTGGTAGAGATCAATGCCCGCAAGTCGATGAGTCTGATTAAGCATCATGTCGACCGCCGGTTCAAGCAGGAGGGCATGCACACCTGCCTGATACAGGTGCCGCTGGCGGCTATGGGCAAGGTTCATTATGAGGAGCTGCTGGAGCGGATGGAGGAGTCGGGGAGTTTATTCTCGCTGGAGAAGGGGGAAGGGGTGATGCCCTTGACCTCAAGCGCACTCCAGCCGCTGGACCTCTCCCGTGCTGCCGGTTCCACGAAGGGCAAGCTGTATGCGGCCCTGACTTACCGGAGTGAAGACAGCAAGCATAAGCTCATCCATACGCTGGACGAGTCTCTCATGCGCACAGGCTATACTATCCTGCGATAAAGAAAGGAACCCTCCAATGAATAACACCGTGACGATTCTATGCTCAGGCTTTGGCCTGGGCTTCTATGTCCCAGGTCTGCTGCTGGAACGCAAGTTAACCGCGCTGGGCCTCCAGGCGGAGATTGAGGTGTTTGAGACCTTAATGCCTGAGCGCAAAAAAGAACAGACAGACAACAGCCGCAGGGCTTACCAGCAGAGCTTTGCCGTAGCCCTGACCTCACAGAAAATACCGTCCGATATAAGAAGCAGCCTTGATCCCGCAGCCGTTGAACAACTGCTGCAGCAATGGAAGCAGGAGGAACGGCAGCACTTCATCGTCTTATCCGGGCACTGGGTGCATGTCATGGACCAGTACCGTGAGCTGACGGGGGTGAGCGTCTATGCTGAGCTGCTGTATATTGACGCCGACCTGTCGCCATCGTGGAAGAATCTGCGCAGACTGAAGCCGGATTACGCGGAAGGCTATCATGAAGTAAGCCTGTATGATTCGGGGAAGCAGGAGATTCTGTGCAGTATCGATGCCGGATCTGGGGAAGCACTGTCTGCTGCGGCGAGGAACGGGCGGTTAGTCGTTCATGGGGGCGGCTGGGGAATCGGAACCTTCCGTGAGAAGTTCGACGCGCTGGAGTCGGCGGGGTACGAGCTGGATATCGCCGCTTACAGCATTCAGGAGATTGGCGAGGCTATCCATGGAAGACGTTATTACATGAATGATCCGCAGTGGCGCACCTGGACGAAGGATGGCAACGGACAGTATACCTTCCCGCCGTTTGCAGAGGTAACCGGTAACCGGACTGGTCATTTCCCGCCCTGCCAGAGTTATGGGGAGGGGATGTTCGGAGTCATCCGGCAGGCATCCGCAGTCATCAGCAAGCCGGGCGGCGGCGCTTTGATTGATTCGCTGGCTTCGGGTACACCGCTGGTGCTGCTTGACCCCTTCGGCCCGCATGAGAAGATCAACAGTGATCTGTGGGTCGGGCTTGGTTACGGCATCACATATGGGGAGTGGGCCGCTTCGGGATATGATGATGATGTACTGCGCAAGCTGGCGGATAACCTAAGAGCCGCCAGAGGCCAATACCCGGACTATGCGTCAAGCTATGCCGGACAATTATCCGCAGCAGGAGGGAGAAGCTAATGCAGCCAACCAGCAGAGTGAGCCTGGACGAGCAGTCCTTCGAGGCATTGAAACGTACGATCAAGAATGTGGTGGTCCCGCACAGGGAACGCAAGCATGATCCCGGCTTCAAGACAGTGATGCCGGAGATTATGTCACTGAAGCTGACCAACCGCTGCAATCTCCGCTGCAAGCATTGCTATCAGTGGAATGAAGACGGCTACCATCATGATATGGATACCGCCGAGCAGAACCTGGATATGGATCTGGGGATGATCAAGCGGCTGCTGGAGGAGACGGATGAAGCGCAGTCCCGCCTGTATTTATGGGGAGGGGAGCCGCTGTTTCACCGGCAGGCTAAAGAGATTCTGGAGCTGCTCAAGGAGCATCCCCGGGACACGACCATCTGTACCAATGCCTATATGATTCCGAAGTTTGAGGAGGAGTTGTGCGCGATCTCCGACAATCTGGAGCTGCTGATTCCGATTGAGGGCTTCGAGGATGAGCATGATTTCCTGCGCGGCAAAGGGTCCTTCAACAAGGTGGTCCAAAGTGTTGAACGGCTGCTGGAGCTGCGCGAGCAAGGCCGCTTCCGCGGCCGGATCTCTGTGCACAATGTCATCAATGATAATATGATCGGCAGATTGTACGAGCTGGTGGAATTTTTTGAAGAGAAGGGTGTGGATCTGGTCCTGCTCTGCTTCCCCTGGTATATCTCGGAAGACACCAGTCTTGCGATGGACCGCTTCTACGATGAACACTTCCAGTGGCTGGCCGAGCTTCCGCCGGATCACCGGAGCAGCTGGCACGCGTTCAAATACCATATCAAGCCGGAGAATATCACCAGACTGACCGATGACCTGCGGCGGATTAACAGCAATACCTGGAATAATACCCGAATCCGCTATCAGCCGGGTCTGGACTTTGATGAGATTGAGGATTTCGTGGCCGGGAAGCCGATGGCGTCCCGCAGCACCTCCAAATGTCTGGCGCTCAGCACCCGGGTGGATATTGCCCCGAACGGGATGGTGAGTGCGTGTAAATTTTTTGGCGAGCTGGCTATTGGCAATGTGAAGGAGCAGACGCTGACAGACATATGGAATTCTACGCGTTATGACCGGCTGCGGCGGATTCTGGATGAAGGCTTGTCCCCCGCCTGCTCCAAATGTAATGTGCTGTACTTGAACACCTATGCTGCGCTGGCTCAGGTATGAGCAGTGTGGCAGAGGTGCCAAGCTATAAGCTCGGCATTCTGGGCGCCTCGAATATTGCTGTTCCAGCGATGCTGGAGCCGGCACGGATGGTGGATAAGGTGAAAATTACGGCGATTGCCAACCGTACCTTGGCGAAAGCGGAGGCCATGGCTGAGGCGTACCAGATTCCCTATGTGGCAGGCAGTCTGGATGAGCTGCTGGAGCTAGACGAACTGGATGGGGTGTATATTGCGCTCAGCAACGAGCTTCATGCGCAGTGGGCGATCCGGGCCTTGAATGCGGGCAAGCATGTCTTGGTGGAAAAGCCGATCTGTCTCCATCCCGAAGAAGCGGAGCAGTTAAGGCTGGCGAAGAATCACCCTGCCGCCCCGAAGCTCACCGAGGGGCTGATGATTGCCTGTCACCCCTGGCAGAAGGCGATGAAGGGCATCGTCGATTCTGGCGAATTCGGCGCGCTGCGCAGGATCAGCACCCGGATCTCCGTTCCTGCCAAGAACGGGCATGCCGGGAATTACCGGAGTGTCAAGGCGAAGGGTGGCGGCGCTTTTGCCGATCTGGGCTGCTATTGGCTGCAGTTCGTGCAGACCCTTGCCTGTCTTCAGCCGGAGGAGATATTGGCGCAGTCGGCTTTTGACGGGCCGGATGGCTGCGACTGGACCTTTCAGGCGGCACTGCAATACAAGAGCGGGCTGAGGGCCGAGTGCCTCACTTCCTTCGAGCTGCCATTCCGGGCCTCGCACACCCTGTATTTCGACCATACCGTGCTGAGCGTCCCGGATTTCTTCCGGCCGGTCAAGGGGTTCTACAAGCTTAAAATCCGGCATGATCTGCCGGACAACCGCACTACCCTATGGGAATTCGCACCGCTGAACTATTATGTGGGCCAGCTGGAGGCTTTTGCGGCAATCATGAGCGGGCAACAGGCCGAGGGCCTGGACGCTACCTGGGAACGGGTGCAGCTGCAAGCCCGGATCATGGCCGAGGCGCAGCGGTGCCGGGTTTCTGAGGTGCTTCCACTATAGCGGTAATGCCTGCAAAGTGAGGCCATTGACAGCTGCAAATTCCAGGAATAGCAAACAGCGACTCCCTTTGTGGGGGCCGCTGTTTGCTGTTCCACTATATATCCGTCCGCTGGACCTGCTGGTAGTATCTTTAAATGGAAAAACTCCAACTATTCCGGCGCGAAGTCATGCAAACGGTGAAGCAGTTGGATAAACAACACTTAATCTGGCGGAATTCGGAGCTTTGGAGGAAAGTAGTGAAATTACATGGAGAAAATCCATTTATTGTCCAAAGGTGAAACGTTTAGGGGATTTTAAGTGGAGGAAATCCAACTGCTTTGTTTGAATCCACCCCGCTGGAGGGTTCCCATAAGTAAGCCGAATGATGAAATAAGTGCCTCTATTAGCGGTCCGGCAAGGAAGGGGAATTCTCTAACCAGGCACGCTCGTTGTTCAGCACATAGATCCCGAGTGCCTGCTCAAAGGACAAGCCATGATTATAGAAAGCCAGCATCTTCGCGGCGAAGCGCACACTCTTATCTGCGCTGGGCGATTGCAGGAGCTCTGTTGCCAGCTTACGGAAATTCTTCGGCTGGGCTTCTGCAGCACTGGCGGCATCCAGCAGCCCTTTGTGGCTTGGAAAAAGCAGCCGGTTATACGCCAGAATCATCCGCCCGCTGAAAAAAATCAGTTGGCCCGCCGTATGAGCGAGCAGGTAGGCGTCATTTTTTTTGCCCGCTTCCTTGGCGAAATACAGCCCGTATAGATAGATCTGGGCGCAGAAGTCCCGCAAATTGCGCTCGCGGTTCTCCTCAGGATAGACGGGAATCCGGGCCACCAGCTCACCCAGATCCGGGATTCTGGAGAATAGCACCTCTGCACCGGTAAAAGCATACCTCGTCGGCTCATTGCCACGGCGGGCGGCAAGCTCCAGAAACCGGCGGTTGATTACCTTGATATCGGCATATCCGCCCTCATAGGTGCTGACTTCGCGGTCCACATAGGAGAGCTTGTCGTTCCGCTCATATTCCGCATAGGCTTCATCGGTGAAGACCAGATGGACATCCACATCCGAGGTCTCGCTGGCAGTTCCCTTGGATACTGATCCGCTGGTGATTGCCGCCAGACAAGAAGGGTCTTGCTCCATCTTCTCCGCCAGCTTCCCCAGCGTCTGTCTGTGGTGCGCGTACATATTGCGTTCAGCCTCCTTGAATGAATTCTGCTGCGTTAAGCGTATCAATTGGACAGCTTCCCAGCTATGGTCAATTCAGACATTCAGGCTCCCGCCTGCTCCGTCTTCCCCTGACCGTTCTGCTGCTCTGCAGCACCGCTGCTGAGCAAGCCTCTCCGTCCGGCGAGGGTAACCGCCAGAATAGCTGCACCGGAGACGAGCAGAATGAGCGAGCCGGGAAGCCGGTCGAGGAGGACTCCATAGAGCAGCATTCCGAGGGGAGCGATGGAACCGGCGATGCCCTCTACCAGACCGAATACGCGTCCTCGGTACTCTTCCTGGGTAGTCTGCTGCAGATAAACCTGAATCGGAATGTTAATAACCATAATCATGACGCCGATGAGGACCAGCAGCGGCAGGAAGAGAAGGAAGGTGGCATTCGGGGAGAAATCAAGCAGCAGAGGCACCGCCAGCGCGAGGAATAATACTCCCAGTGCGCTTAATCCTCCGAGGATCGGCTTCACCGGACTCTTGCTCTGGGGAAGTACAGCAAGCAGCAGCGACATCAGAAGTACGCCTGCCGCCAGCATCGCTTCGAGGACTCCATATTGCTTGGGGGAGAGTCCGAGCGTCTGTACTGCAACGTAGGGCAGCACAACATTCAGGGCGACGATGAAGAAATTAATACAGAACACAATCCCCATCAGGGAGCGGAGGACCGGACGGCGGAGCACATAAGCGAAGCCTTCCTTCAGATTCGTGCGGACCCCGTCAACAGCAGTGCCCAGACGTTCTCGGAGCGGCTGGGGGTCTGCGGCTTCGGCAGGTTCAAGGGCAGCTTGAAGCCGTGGAATCGGCTTGTATCTCAGCATGCAGCCCATCACGGTCGAAACGGTGAAGCCTGCCGCATTCAGCAGCATGAAATCCTGAAGGGGAAGGAAGGCATACAGAAGACCGGCGAGAACCGGAGCCAGCAGGTGGCCAGCCGATCCGGCAATCTGATTCAGTGATCCGGCCCGCTGGACGGAGCCGCTGTCTACAAGCATCATCATCGAGGAGGAGACTGAGATACTATAGAAGGTAGAGCAGATAGATAATAGAATGAGCGACAGATAGATAGTCCATAGGGACATTCCCTCCAGCGAGACAAACAGAAAGACCAGGGACATAATCAGGGCACTGGCCAGGTCCGAGCCGATCAGCAGCCTGCGGCGGTTAACTCTGTCGGCGAGCACACCGGCGAAGGGGGACAGCAGGATACCGGGCAGCAGCCCGCACAGCAGTGTAACGGCGAAGCTGCTCCCTGACCCAGTCTCATTCAGAATGAACAGACCGGCTACGAAGGTGTACATACTGGAGCCGAGTACTGAGGCCAGCTTGCTGCTGAAGAAGAGGAATATGTTACGGTTAGTCGCTGCCTTATCATGGGTTGCGGATGTTATTTGAGACATAATAGCACTCCCTTGGTCGAAAGTTAAATTTAATTAAACTTATTGTATGAGCGAAAGATCGGAAATGCAACATAAAGTTTAATATAATTTAACTTTTGGGTAATTCCAGCTTTCTCTTAGGGTATAGGTAAGCTATACTGAAAAGAAAAGCTACCCGGAAAGTTGGCAAGCAAATGACCACCAAACAAACTATCGGAGAGAAAGTCAAGCAATTGCGCAAGTCTAAGGGACTTACGCAGACGGACCTCGCCGGAGACCATATGACTAAGAGCATGCTGAGTCAAATCGAGAATGGACGCGCCTTGCCCTCGATGAACAGCCTGCAAGTTCTGGCCGGCAGGCTGGGAGTTGATCCGGGCTACTTCCTCGAAGGCGAGGAGGAGGCTGAGCTGGCTCCGCTTGTCCGGGAGATGGAGGCCGAGTTCAAGGCGAAGAATTACAGGGAGGTCATCCAGCGGCTCCGGCCGCTCATGGAGCGTACGCTTCCGATGACGATTGATGCTGCACGTCTGCTGGAGTTCTATGTAAGCTCCCTTTTCTATACAGGTGCCGGAGGCGGGGAAGCAGAGCTTGCGCGGGCAGCGCTGATCTATGAACGCTTCGGCTTATTTGTGGAACGGGCGAAAGTGCAGTATATTTCCTATGCCCTGAATTTCGCACAGAGCAGATATGCCGAAGGGCTGGAGCTGATCCGCCGGGTCCGCAGGGAGTACGAGGCTAACAAGGTGGGGAATGATTTTATCTTTGAAATCGATCTTCATTATGCCGAGAGCATTAGCTTGTCTGCCCTGGGGGATTATGCGGGAAGCCGTGAAGCTGCATTAGCGGCGCTTCAGGTGTCGCGGGAAGAGGGAATCTACTATATGACGGATCATCTGTACCGGGTGCTCGGGATTCTGGCGCTGACCGAAGGAGAGACCTTGGCGGCAGAGGAGGCCTTGAAGAAGGCCAGAGCATTCGCAGAATTCAGCGAATCTCAGGATTCGCTGAAGCTGGTGGTGATCGGAGAGATCAGACTTGCGGTAGCTAAGGGAGAATACAGCAAGGTTCTTGCGCTGGCGGAGCAGTATCCGCAGGAGGATGAACAGTACGCGCCAAGCGTTCAGCTCATGTGCGGCATCGCCTGGGTTCATCTCGGCCAGGACGATGAAGCGCTGATCTGCCTGTCCAAGGCCGAGCCGGGTGATCAGGTCTACCACCCGCTTGACCGCAGCAATCTGTTGACAGCTTATGCTTACCGGGCACAGATCTATATGCGCCGGGACATGAAGGAGGAAGCACTGCGGCTGTCCCAATTCGCCTATGATCAGGTGAAGGAATACCCTTCTTCCATATACACCGAAATGATCAACAAAACTTACCGCGAGCTGCATAGTTAGATTGTATTTCCTGCAATAGAAAAGGCATAGCTGACCGTAAAATGAGAGTCTAATGTATTTCATACAGTAGAATATTGTGTTTTGGATGAAAAATGGCCTTTTTTCAACGTTCCATTGTATGGAATACAACAGATTCTATTTCAAAGCCTTTTTTACAGCATTCCGTTGTACAAAATGCAGTTGCGATCGTTCCAGCGCCTACAGCATCCTAGCACAGTAAACAACACCCGTGCTATTCCGCACGGGTGCCCTTCTGCAATGGAATATAGGTTGAACTATAAATCTTCAGATAAAGGAGGGAGCGACGGAGGAGATTTTGGAACTGTAGGAGCGTAGCGTCCGCCTGAAAGCTTTCCGCAGGAAAGCTCGCTTCGGAAGCATCAGCAGTTTCCGGATTTCTACCGCTTAGAGCGGCATAAATCAAGAAATTTGGAAACAACAGCGGCCGGAAGTCCAAAATCTCCGCAGTGGCGACTACTCCTTTGATCTGTGCATTTTAGCTCA
The sequence above is a segment of the Paenibacillus sp. FSL R7-0204 genome. Coding sequences within it:
- a CDS encoding acyl carrier protein; protein product: MQQKVIEIIAEIKEEPGLLQTLSGASDLTLDAALDSLQIINFILRVEDEFNIEVDFDTFDLEHLKSVDRFSAYVAGLAVQ
- a CDS encoding UDP-glucuronosyltransferase produces the protein MNNTVTILCSGFGLGFYVPGLLLERKLTALGLQAEIEVFETLMPERKKEQTDNSRRAYQQSFAVALTSQKIPSDIRSSLDPAAVEQLLQQWKQEERQHFIVLSGHWVHVMDQYRELTGVSVYAELLYIDADLSPSWKNLRRLKPDYAEGYHEVSLYDSGKQEILCSIDAGSGEALSAAARNGRLVVHGGGWGIGTFREKFDALESAGYELDIAAYSIQEIGEAIHGRRYYMNDPQWRTWTKDGNGQYTFPPFAEVTGNRTGHFPPCQSYGEGMFGVIRQASAVISKPGGGALIDSLASGTPLVLLDPFGPHEKINSDLWVGLGYGITYGEWAASGYDDDVLRKLADNLRAARGQYPDYASSYAGQLSAAGGRS
- a CDS encoding radical SAM/SPASM domain-containing protein, whose protein sequence is MQPTSRVSLDEQSFEALKRTIKNVVVPHRERKHDPGFKTVMPEIMSLKLTNRCNLRCKHCYQWNEDGYHHDMDTAEQNLDMDLGMIKRLLEETDEAQSRLYLWGGEPLFHRQAKEILELLKEHPRDTTICTNAYMIPKFEEELCAISDNLELLIPIEGFEDEHDFLRGKGSFNKVVQSVERLLELREQGRFRGRISVHNVINDNMIGRLYELVEFFEEKGVDLVLLCFPWYISEDTSLAMDRFYDEHFQWLAELPPDHRSSWHAFKYHIKPENITRLTDDLRRINSNTWNNTRIRYQPGLDFDEIEDFVAGKPMASRSTSKCLALSTRVDIAPNGMVSACKFFGELAIGNVKEQTLTDIWNSTRYDRLRRILDEGLSPACSKCNVLYLNTYAALAQV
- a CDS encoding Gfo/Idh/MocA family protein, with protein sequence MSSVAEVPSYKLGILGASNIAVPAMLEPARMVDKVKITAIANRTLAKAEAMAEAYQIPYVAGSLDELLELDELDGVYIALSNELHAQWAIRALNAGKHVLVEKPICLHPEEAEQLRLAKNHPAAPKLTEGLMIACHPWQKAMKGIVDSGEFGALRRISTRISVPAKNGHAGNYRSVKAKGGGAFADLGCYWLQFVQTLACLQPEEILAQSAFDGPDGCDWTFQAALQYKSGLRAECLTSFELPFRASHTLYFDHTVLSVPDFFRPVKGFYKLKIRHDLPDNRTTLWEFAPLNYYVGQLEAFAAIMSGQQAEGLDATWERVQLQARIMAEAQRCRVSEVLPL
- a CDS encoding nucleotidyltransferase domain-containing protein; the protein is MIRLTQQNSFKEAERNMYAHHRQTLGKLAEKMEQDPSCLAAITSGSVSKGTASETSDVDVHLVFTDEAYAEYERNDKLSYVDREVSTYEGGYADIKVINRRFLELAARRGNEPTRYAFTGAEVLFSRIPDLGELVARIPVYPEENRERNLRDFCAQIYLYGLYFAKEAGKKNDAYLLAHTAGQLIFFSGRMILAYNRLLFPSHKGLLDAASAAEAQPKNFRKLATELLQSPSADKSVRFAAKMLAFYNHGLSFEQALGIYVLNNERAWLENSPSLPDR
- a CDS encoding MFS transporter, with product MSQITSATHDKAATNRNIFLFFSSKLASVLGSSMYTFVAGLFILNETGSGSSFAVTLLCGLLPGILLSPFAGVLADRVNRRRLLIGSDLASALIMSLVFLFVSLEGMSLWTIYLSLILLSICSTFYSISVSSSMMMLVDSGSVQRAGSLNQIAGSAGHLLAPVLAGLLYAFLPLQDFMLLNAAGFTVSTVMGCMLRYKPIPRLQAALEPAEAADPQPLRERLGTAVDGVRTNLKEGFAYVLRRPVLRSLMGIVFCINFFIVALNVVLPYVAVQTLGLSPKQYGVLEAMLAAGVLLMSLLLAVLPQSKSPVKPILGGLSALGVLFLALAVPLLLDFSPNATFLLFLPLLVLIGVMIMVINIPIQVYLQQTTQEEYRGRVFGLVEGIAGSIAPLGMLLYGVLLDRLPGSLILLVSGAAILAVTLAGRRGLLSSGAAEQQNGQGKTEQAGA
- a CDS encoding helix-turn-helix domain-containing protein — translated: MTTKQTIGEKVKQLRKSKGLTQTDLAGDHMTKSMLSQIENGRALPSMNSLQVLAGRLGVDPGYFLEGEEEAELAPLVREMEAEFKAKNYREVIQRLRPLMERTLPMTIDAARLLEFYVSSLFYTGAGGGEAELARAALIYERFGLFVERAKVQYISYALNFAQSRYAEGLELIRRVRREYEANKVGNDFIFEIDLHYAESISLSALGDYAGSREAALAALQVSREEGIYYMTDHLYRVLGILALTEGETLAAEEALKKARAFAEFSESQDSLKLVVIGEIRLAVAKGEYSKVLALAEQYPQEDEQYAPSVQLMCGIAWVHLGQDDEALICLSKAEPGDQVYHPLDRSNLLTAYAYRAQIYMRRDMKEEALRLSQFAYDQVKEYPSSIYTEMINKTYRELHS